The following are encoded together in the Actinomycetota bacterium genome:
- a CDS encoding EamA family transporter → MTPNSTLERLEGYGLAAFAAICWATGGLVAKWLLAPLDPATANWFVPPTGYEFDPVVLAGARAIGASVILVAYLALRRPYTLRVKFADLWFLAFFGVFGLAAVHLTYFQTIDHTDVATAILLQYLAPIIVLIVSVTLLGERFTWALPAGVALALLGCALVVGVLAGEGVTIGRAGLMWGLASAVFFAMYSLLGRHGVKSFGSWTLLAYGFSFAAIFWLVYLGGASKVIDLILAPFGAVALLYLVVFATILPFAAFLKALQLIGATKTIVTSTIEPVVAGTVAIWLFAESFTGPQILGALLVLAAVAVIQLQAGPGAAQEIQPPGS, encoded by the coding sequence ATGACTCCTAACTCGACCTTGGAGCGTTTAGAGGGGTATGGACTTGCAGCTTTCGCCGCGATTTGCTGGGCTACCGGAGGGCTCGTTGCCAAGTGGCTTTTAGCTCCGCTGGACCCCGCGACTGCCAATTGGTTTGTGCCTCCAACAGGGTATGAGTTTGATCCCGTTGTTCTTGCGGGTGCCAGAGCGATTGGGGCCTCGGTGATCCTGGTTGCATACCTTGCGTTGCGGCGACCCTATACTCTAAGAGTTAAATTTGCCGATCTTTGGTTCTTGGCCTTTTTTGGCGTGTTTGGCCTTGCCGCAGTTCACCTTACATACTTTCAGACTATCGACCACACAGATGTTGCAACTGCCATTTTGTTGCAATATCTGGCTCCGATAATTGTGCTTATAGTTTCTGTGACCCTACTGGGCGAGCGCTTCACATGGGCGCTTCCGGCAGGGGTGGCATTAGCGCTACTAGGATGTGCGCTTGTAGTTGGAGTTCTGGCAGGCGAGGGCGTTACCATTGGTAGGGCCGGCTTGATGTGGGGGCTGGCATCAGCGGTGTTTTTTGCTATGTATTCTTTGCTTGGACGGCATGGTGTCAAGTCTTTTGGGTCATGGACGCTTCTTGCGTATGGCTTTAGCTTTGCGGCCATATTCTGGTTGGTTTACCTCGGCGGAGCATCAAAGGTCATCGATCTGATTTTGGCTCCTTTCGGAGCGGTCGCGCTTTTGTACCTCGTGGTGTTTGCTACAATTCTGCCTTTTGCGGCGTTTCTGAAGGCCCTTCAGCTCATCGGCGCGACGAAGACCATAGTTACTTCAACTATCGAGCCTGTTGTAGCGGGCACCGTTGCAATCTGGCTGTTTGCCGAGTCGTTTACCGGTCCGCAGATCCTGGGGGCACTGCTGGTACTGGCAGCCGTAGCGGTTATTCAGCTACAAGCGGGTCCTGGAGCCGCTCAGGAAATTCAGCCACCTGGCTCCTGA
- the rpoN gene encoding RNA polymerase factor sigma-54, with protein MELAQKPELKQRMTLSPQVYQGLSILAMPVMELQNLIEAEVLENPVLETDEVDADPYDAESPPSESAQTDQERAWEEWLDMYEDLHPFNATTAIDSDTEADSVGEYSPVTQTFAEYLMSQLGLLDVSGDVYRAAAAVIGLLDDDGYFKGELAEVVRIAGVDIPTAEEGISAVQSLDPPGVGARTLAEALSIQLAYLGIEDPLLDLLIRDHLQDIASNQFARIARSAGVQESEVRQAVSVLRQLNPKPAGEFSAGPAPGYLVPDVTVRRFDDEWMVFPNSEFIPSLRVSSRYRNMLRSGSRVDDETKRYLKDKIRSAEAFIRNVDRRKDTISRIAEKVIEAQQDYFENGTGPLRPLRLEDVAVELGVHLSTVSRGVTGKYMMTPYGLFEIKHFFSGGYRTRTGMDVASTSIKHRIRDIIASEDPTKPHSDQKLVEILNLEGVTVARRTVAKYREELGIEPSWARRRR; from the coding sequence ATGGAGTTAGCACAGAAGCCTGAATTAAAACAGCGCATGACGCTTTCTCCTCAGGTCTACCAGGGCTTGAGCATCCTTGCTATGCCGGTTATGGAGCTTCAAAATCTCATCGAGGCTGAGGTTCTGGAAAACCCCGTTCTCGAGACCGATGAGGTCGACGCTGACCCATACGACGCTGAATCTCCACCTTCAGAATCAGCACAAACGGATCAAGAAAGGGCGTGGGAGGAGTGGCTGGACATGTACGAGGATCTCCATCCCTTCAACGCGACCACTGCGATCGATTCCGACACTGAGGCAGACAGCGTCGGGGAGTATTCCCCGGTGACGCAGACTTTTGCGGAGTATTTGATGTCGCAGCTCGGTCTTTTGGACGTCAGCGGCGATGTTTATCGTGCGGCAGCGGCAGTGATCGGCCTACTCGATGACGACGGCTACTTCAAGGGTGAGCTTGCCGAAGTGGTAAGGATTGCCGGAGTCGATATCCCTACTGCCGAGGAGGGAATCTCGGCCGTTCAGAGCCTGGATCCTCCTGGGGTCGGAGCTCGGACGCTCGCCGAAGCCCTCAGTATTCAGCTCGCTTACCTGGGAATAGAAGACCCGTTGCTCGATCTGCTGATCCGTGATCACCTTCAAGATATCGCATCCAACCAGTTCGCCAGGATCGCGCGTTCGGCAGGGGTTCAAGAATCGGAGGTCCGTCAAGCCGTGTCTGTGCTTCGGCAATTGAATCCCAAGCCCGCAGGAGAGTTCTCGGCAGGCCCAGCACCGGGTTATCTAGTTCCGGACGTTACCGTCAGGCGGTTCGATGATGAGTGGATGGTTTTTCCCAATAGCGAATTCATTCCATCTCTGAGAGTCTCTTCCCGGTACAGAAATATGCTTCGCTCCGGGTCTCGGGTCGATGATGAGACCAAGCGCTATCTAAAGGACAAGATACGGTCGGCGGAGGCTTTTATACGTAATGTGGACAGGCGCAAGGACACAATCAGCCGCATCGCGGAAAAGGTGATTGAGGCGCAACAAGATTATTTTGAGAACGGGACAGGGCCGCTAAGGCCGCTTAGGCTTGAGGATGTAGCAGTAGAGCTCGGCGTACATCTGTCGACCGTCAGCCGCGGCGTTACGGGAAAGTACATGATGACCCCGTATGGGCTTTTCGAGATAAAGCACTTCTTTTCCGGGGGGTATCGTACACGGACAGGCATGGACGTGGCCTCTACCAGCATCAAGCATCGCATCAGGGATATCATAGCCTCGGAAGATCCAACGAAGCCGCACTCCGATCAGAAGCTCGTTGAGATTCTCAATCTTGAAGGAGTCACCGTTGCTCGCAGAACTGTGGCCAAGTATCGCGAAGAGCTAGGGATTGAGCCCTCGTGGGCTCGGAGACGCAGATGA
- a CDS encoding PAS domain S-box protein, with translation MTQEGSSAKFFAEKGDPGRMMNRAVVIILGLLFAVALLDAYAVTAEEAGWLHLLVQRLYYVPVLYGAFVFGKRGGVAAAFAAALPYTVFAYYSPLNYAGLKWDNALEVIMYFVVGVLFGALRDAEEGKTRELRSMSERLEDAYKKLEERAIQLINVQDYTQSILRSITSGVLTVGPDGSVTTINPAAERMLGVTEHDVVPRPIGAVFADDGGLAEDVSKVLAGRLPLILHELELVALDGNRIFVQAMTSRMRAVGGRILGAVVTLEDVSEINALTEQLIRADRLAAMGQLTAGVAHEVRNPLGVIRASVQLLEDGVSDRDRIEQVAGVIKHEIDRLDRVIKALLDFGRPNRPTFAKVDIEEVLHDVLFFTTRFAKQSGVTISEEFEGNLPSVLADSDQLKQVFLNLVTNSVQAMEDTGGTIAVTTRLGGEFVHIMISDSGPGIEEPNLGRVFDPFFSTRPEGTGLGLTIVHRIIDQHNGHIEVSSGKGVTTFRIRLPIAVD, from the coding sequence ATGACACAGGAAGGTAGCTCCGCGAAGTTCTTCGCCGAAAAGGGCGATCCCGGGCGAATGATGAACCGGGCCGTGGTCATCATACTTGGACTTCTGTTTGCTGTTGCCTTGTTGGATGCATATGCCGTCACAGCGGAAGAGGCCGGCTGGTTACATCTGCTTGTTCAGCGCCTGTACTATGTGCCGGTTCTTTATGGGGCGTTTGTCTTTGGCAAGAGGGGAGGAGTGGCTGCTGCTTTTGCTGCAGCGTTGCCTTATACCGTATTTGCCTACTATTCCCCGTTGAACTATGCGGGCCTCAAGTGGGATAACGCTCTCGAGGTCATTATGTACTTTGTTGTCGGCGTACTTTTTGGTGCACTACGCGATGCTGAAGAGGGGAAGACCCGAGAGCTTCGCAGTATGAGCGAGCGCCTCGAGGATGCATACAAGAAGCTGGAAGAACGGGCGATACAATTAATTAATGTGCAAGACTACACGCAGTCCATCTTACGCTCGATCACTTCCGGAGTGCTTACTGTTGGGCCAGATGGATCTGTCACTACGATAAATCCCGCCGCGGAGCGCATGCTTGGAGTCACGGAGCATGATGTCGTGCCACGACCGATAGGCGCAGTGTTCGCCGATGATGGCGGGCTGGCCGAGGACGTAAGTAAGGTTCTCGCCGGCAGGCTGCCACTCATACTCCACGAGCTGGAGCTGGTGGCACTCGACGGCAACCGGATATTCGTGCAAGCAATGACTTCGAGGATGCGCGCTGTGGGTGGCAGGATCCTGGGTGCGGTGGTAACGCTGGAGGATGTTTCCGAGATCAACGCACTGACCGAACAACTAATCAGGGCCGACAGACTGGCGGCGATGGGTCAGCTGACCGCAGGCGTAGCGCACGAGGTGCGCAATCCGCTAGGGGTAATCAGGGCCTCTGTTCAACTACTAGAGGACGGTGTCAGCGACCGCGATCGCATAGAGCAGGTGGCTGGAGTCATCAAGCACGAGATTGATCGACTGGACCGAGTTATCAAGGCTCTTCTCGACTTCGGCCGACCCAACAGGCCGACTTTTGCAAAAGTCGATATCGAGGAGGTCTTGCACGATGTCCTCTTCTTCACGACGAGGTTTGCCAAGCAGTCTGGAGTTACAATCAGCGAAGAGTTCGAAGGTAACCTACCTTCGGTTCTGGCCGATTCGGATCAACTGAAACAAGTCTTCCTGAACTTGGTGACGAACTCGGTGCAGGCCATGGAGGATACCGGCGGCACGATTGCGGTTACGACCAGGCTGGGCGGAGAGTTTGTCCACATCATGATTTCGGATTCCGGTCCCGGAATCGAGGAGCCAAATTTGGGTCGGGTTTTCGATCCGTTTTTCTCGACACGCCCCGAGGGAACAGGTCTGGGACTTACCATTGTTCACAGGATCATAGATCAGCACAACGGCCACATAGAGGTTTCCAGCGGCAAAGGGGTTACCACTTTTCGTATACGCCTTCCGATAGCTGTGGATTAG
- a CDS encoding sigma-54-dependent Fis family transcriptional regulator, giving the protein MKRSVLIADDEKNMRWVLSQALQAEGFEVIEATDGKEALSVVAERLPDVMILDYKMPVPDGMEVLSRLRAKNHTFPIIMLTAHGNVTQAAEAIKKGATEYLTKPFDLEELKLAIEKALKMSELTAEVERLREELYREYNVHGIVAADPKMMDVLDQVKRVAPTDATVMVYGESGTGKELVARALHAMSERIHGPFISVSAGALPETLLESELFGYEKGAFTGAVTAKPGRFELANGGTLFLDEIGDISPGVQVRLLRVLQERQFERLGGTRTIEVDVRVIAATNRDLQQLIAEGVFREDLFYRLSVVPVTLPALRHRSGDIPLLIAHFLAKFKAGDRRISPEAMQAMVDYQWPGNIRELENTIERILILSREEDIALSDLPAEVRAGAVSATYARSQIALPERGCDLEEVELDLIRQAIDRSGGNLPKAAKLLGLTKKTLEARMTRLGIE; this is encoded by the coding sequence ATGAAACGTAGCGTGCTTATCGCTGATGACGAAAAAAACATGCGCTGGGTGCTGAGCCAGGCCCTTCAGGCAGAAGGTTTTGAGGTCATTGAGGCCACTGACGGGAAGGAGGCGCTATCGGTGGTGGCCGAGCGCTTACCCGATGTCATGATCCTGGATTACAAGATGCCCGTTCCTGACGGCATGGAGGTTTTGAGCAGGCTAAGAGCGAAAAATCATACATTTCCGATCATCATGCTTACCGCACACGGCAACGTGACTCAGGCGGCCGAGGCTATAAAAAAGGGGGCAACCGAGTATCTGACCAAGCCATTTGACTTGGAAGAACTGAAGTTGGCGATTGAGAAGGCACTGAAGATGAGCGAGCTGACCGCCGAGGTCGAGCGCTTACGTGAGGAGCTCTATCGCGAATACAACGTCCATGGAATTGTGGCTGCAGATCCAAAGATGATGGACGTTCTTGACCAGGTTAAAAGGGTGGCGCCAACCGATGCCACGGTGATGGTTTATGGCGAGTCAGGGACAGGGAAAGAGCTGGTTGCCAGAGCGCTTCATGCGATGTCCGAGCGCATACACGGCCCCTTCATCTCTGTAAGCGCTGGAGCCTTGCCGGAAACATTGCTCGAAAGCGAGCTGTTCGGGTATGAGAAAGGCGCGTTTACGGGAGCCGTGACCGCCAAGCCAGGGCGATTTGAGCTCGCAAACGGCGGCACTTTGTTTCTCGACGAGATAGGCGATATCTCGCCTGGCGTTCAGGTCAGACTGCTGCGCGTTCTTCAGGAGCGTCAATTCGAGCGTCTGGGTGGAACCCGCACCATAGAGGTGGATGTGCGTGTAATCGCCGCTACAAATCGCGATCTGCAGCAGCTTATCGCCGAGGGCGTGTTCCGGGAGGATCTGTTCTACAGGCTCTCGGTAGTTCCGGTCACGCTTCCCGCACTGCGACACCGCTCAGGAGATATTCCGCTCCTTATTGCACATTTTCTCGCAAAGTTCAAAGCTGGTGACAGAAGGATTTCACCAGAGGCGATGCAGGCTATGGTCGATTATCAATGGCCTGGAAACATTCGTGAGCTGGAAAATACCATCGAGCGAATCCTGATACTCTCACGCGAAGAAGATATCGCACTCTCTGACTTGCCTGCCGAGGTACGCGCAGGCGCAGTTTCCGCTACCTATGCGCGATCGCAGATCGCGCTACCTGAAAGAGGATGCGACCTGGAAGAGGTTGAGCTTGATCTGATTCGGCAGGCTATCGACAGGTCGGGAGGCAATCTTCCTAAGGCCGCAAAGTTGCTTGGCTTGACAAAGAAGACGCTGGAGGCGCGGATGACTCGACTTGGTATCGAGTAG
- a CDS encoding heavy-metal-associated domain-containing protein, which yields MGNIESLRFRTQGMHCPSCSLLVDMMVGELDGVQSVSSDHVTGEISIEVDTDRSNRDAVVSAIRKAGYEPELIA from the coding sequence ATGGGGAACATCGAGAGCCTTCGCTTTAGGACACAAGGCATGCACTGTCCGTCTTGTTCGCTGCTGGTTGACATGATGGTCGGAGAGTTGGACGGCGTGCAAAGTGTCAGCTCCGATCACGTAACGGGCGAAATTTCCATAGAGGTCGACACCGATCGAAGTAACAGGGATGCCGTTGTCTCTGCTATCAGAAAAGCCGGTTATGAGCCGGAGCTGATTGCGTGA
- a CDS encoding cytochrome c biogenesis protein CcdA: MSAVVGVAGAFFAGVLSFLSPCVLPLVPGYLSFITGYSYDQLQSSSSRWSKVLAPSLLFVAGFTIVFVSLGATASTLGSMLLAYREVLQVIAGGMIFLLGLFLSGIFKLPSLYGEARFDLGKTRVLGPLSAMITGMAFAFGWTPCVGPVLGSILALAGFGGSLTQGATLLFAYSLGLGLPFILVALLFGRVSGSLRLFAKYAAPINKVSGLLLMAVGALIAFDQLSALSAWFTSVLRLPSL; the protein is encoded by the coding sequence GTGAGCGCAGTGGTAGGGGTAGCCGGGGCGTTCTTCGCCGGCGTACTCTCTTTTCTTTCCCCATGCGTGCTCCCGCTGGTCCCCGGGTACCTTTCCTTTATCACCGGCTACTCTTACGATCAACTGCAGAGCAGCAGCAGTAGATGGAGCAAAGTTCTTGCGCCCAGCCTGCTTTTCGTCGCGGGATTTACCATTGTTTTTGTCAGCCTTGGGGCTACAGCCTCCACGTTGGGCTCGATGCTCCTTGCGTATCGCGAGGTACTGCAGGTGATTGCAGGCGGCATGATTTTCTTGCTTGGACTATTCTTATCCGGGATTTTCAAGCTTCCATCGCTTTACGGTGAGGCGCGCTTCGACCTTGGAAAAACCAGGGTGCTTGGCCCTTTATCGGCCATGATCACCGGGATGGCATTCGCCTTTGGCTGGACTCCATGTGTGGGGCCGGTTCTCGGCTCCATTCTTGCACTGGCGGGCTTCGGGGGAAGTCTGACGCAAGGGGCTACGCTATTGTTTGCGTACTCTCTTGGCCTTGGGTTGCCCTTCATTCTGGTCGCCTTGTTGTTCGGGCGCGTTAGCGGGTCCTTGAGGCTCTTCGCGAAATACGCAGCCCCGATAAACAAGGTTTCAGGTCTTCTACTCATGGCCGTAGGGGCTCTCATCGCGTTTGATCAGCTGTCCGCCCTTAGTGCCTGGTTTACATCTGTGTTGCGCCTTCCCTCGCTGTGA
- a CDS encoding SpoIIE family protein phosphatase produces the protein MARSTKRGESLAFNLALIMFMVVTISLTIVMVVSIAGVVDLAVRHASARQMAYQQALVTEMTARLTGTLGVMSRATAVLERPEGTEPNRVALAMQLDAGAEFVDSMIVALPDGLVVAAYPTFQAPRDVFGTPKFEAAHSDEPEFVYVPEAGELWVSRRIETPNGDNILMLRVRTAFLELLVEDFSSVAERRVAMITDAKGTADIVSPRRPKIEFQSWRFEPEGDLDAGYVHARSFDETDFVGRYSTLTGYQGIVWRISVVEPRMAIFEETGRALAPAALALAFGGLLSIIVSFVFVRRQVRPIKDLESRARAAITGAHVQPIESDRADELGRMADAFDAIALRLNLLNHLCQLLASSSNLNQVLDGILVALRQLLGSESVAVLILDKSESKVVGVRSAGLSISDDTVVDISRVKWLSAAVQAEGPISITGTDYSNEDAPFAASSIENLLFSTGMVVPLRVGESLLGVVAIFESGKREFTAAEVEILRTFSAQASIAVFNSRLFETESVMRQEAEALREIAGILALPQALGDSINAFDDAIGRLFGADGVLTVLIGSEKLGFTQGAKSEVGDLLLKVWATHQGTPEGVSLITIERGQDVDIDRLLELLDSEQAWLLSAMRPDMAGVIVALKFGADAPPPSLDERIHSRAQAVSSQLSLVLENTYNLAAAKSHASNLETIFRISQAVSSSLQINVVLNRVLDVVQKIFTADAMTLMKYDEAKQKISTVMARGKISNKLLHFECAPGEGIFGEIFNAGEPLRVGYLSDYDNSAGLEDMAEGLNSLLSVPLITRGRSIGLLAIFSVNSDAFSDEDMDLLHTFASQAALAIDTASLYSREHHVASVLQSGILPQSLPDYPEIVSASIYLPSGKDAEIGGDYYDLFRDPQGRIAFVIGDVCGKGIEAATKTSMIKYSVRALIAAGLRPHEVLRETNRLISETGTASDIVTLWVGVLEPDTGLLHYANGGHPPALLWRPGSRKSERLCTTGPLLGAFADVDYEEMHSQLLAGDMILLYTDGVTEARSGNKFFGEGRIRRALSKGLTPVDVADELLSALDDFVPGDLRDDAAVLVIQLADRIVDQMGTTDGNAKGV, from the coding sequence GTGGCTCGCAGCACCAAACGCGGAGAGTCGTTAGCGTTTAACCTGGCATTGATTATGTTTATGGTCGTCACGATCTCACTGACCATCGTGATGGTAGTGTCTATCGCTGGTGTAGTAGACCTTGCCGTTAGGCATGCAAGTGCTCGTCAGATGGCTTATCAGCAAGCGCTGGTAACGGAGATGACTGCCAGACTGACTGGCACATTGGGGGTCATGTCGAGGGCGACTGCGGTTCTTGAGCGCCCGGAAGGAACGGAGCCCAATCGAGTCGCACTGGCGATGCAGCTCGATGCGGGCGCCGAATTCGTGGATTCGATGATAGTGGCATTGCCGGATGGCCTGGTTGTTGCCGCGTATCCGACGTTTCAGGCCCCTCGCGACGTTTTTGGTACTCCAAAGTTCGAGGCCGCTCACTCTGACGAGCCAGAGTTTGTTTATGTACCGGAGGCAGGGGAGCTTTGGGTTTCTCGGCGCATCGAGACTCCTAATGGAGACAATATCTTGATGCTCAGGGTACGGACCGCGTTTCTTGAGCTTCTGGTCGAAGACTTTTCTTCAGTGGCGGAAAGACGTGTCGCCATGATAACTGACGCAAAGGGAACTGCGGATATTGTCAGCCCGAGACGCCCAAAGATCGAGTTTCAATCCTGGAGATTCGAGCCCGAGGGCGATCTTGACGCTGGCTACGTACATGCGCGCTCGTTCGATGAAACCGACTTTGTCGGACGTTACTCCACTCTAACCGGGTATCAGGGTATCGTTTGGAGGATTTCGGTCGTTGAGCCCCGAATGGCGATATTTGAGGAAACTGGCCGCGCTCTGGCGCCAGCCGCTCTGGCCCTGGCTTTTGGCGGACTTCTTTCGATAATCGTGTCATTTGTGTTTGTTCGTCGCCAGGTCAGGCCGATAAAAGATCTCGAATCACGAGCCCGGGCAGCGATAACCGGCGCACATGTCCAGCCGATCGAGTCCGATCGCGCTGATGAGCTTGGGAGGATGGCCGATGCCTTCGACGCCATTGCGCTACGCCTGAATCTACTCAACCACCTGTGTCAACTGCTCGCGTCATCTTCAAATCTCAACCAGGTTCTGGATGGAATACTAGTTGCGCTCAGGCAGTTATTGGGCAGTGAATCGGTCGCGGTTCTGATCCTTGACAAGAGTGAAAGCAAGGTCGTAGGCGTACGAAGTGCGGGTCTGAGCATCTCTGATGATACCGTTGTAGACATATCCAGGGTGAAGTGGCTGTCCGCGGCAGTTCAGGCTGAAGGGCCAATTTCAATCACTGGCACGGATTATTCCAATGAAGACGCGCCTTTTGCTGCTTCCTCCATAGAGAACCTGTTGTTCTCAACGGGTATGGTTGTTCCCTTGAGGGTAGGAGAGAGCCTTTTGGGTGTGGTTGCAATCTTTGAGTCGGGCAAGCGAGAGTTCACGGCCGCTGAAGTCGAGATACTCAGAACCTTCTCGGCGCAGGCATCTATCGCTGTTTTCAACTCGAGGTTGTTTGAGACAGAAAGTGTGATGCGGCAGGAGGCGGAGGCTCTTCGGGAGATAGCAGGTATACTTGCGCTTCCTCAGGCGCTCGGCGATTCAATCAATGCGTTCGACGATGCAATTGGGAGGCTGTTTGGTGCGGATGGCGTCCTGACAGTCCTGATCGGTTCTGAAAAACTGGGCTTTACGCAGGGCGCCAAGTCCGAAGTCGGGGATTTGTTGCTCAAGGTCTGGGCGACCCACCAAGGCACACCAGAGGGAGTCAGCCTGATAACGATCGAGCGTGGCCAGGATGTTGATATCGATCGATTGCTGGAGTTACTCGACAGCGAGCAGGCATGGTTGCTGAGTGCGATGCGGCCCGACATGGCTGGAGTGATTGTTGCGCTGAAATTTGGCGCGGATGCCCCGCCCCCTTCCTTAGATGAGCGTATCCACTCCCGGGCTCAGGCGGTGTCAAGTCAGTTGAGCCTGGTTCTGGAGAATACGTACAACCTTGCTGCCGCAAAATCCCACGCCTCAAACCTCGAGACCATATTTCGAATCTCCCAGGCCGTTAGCTCTTCTCTGCAGATCAATGTGGTTCTCAATCGCGTTCTTGATGTCGTCCAGAAGATATTCACTGCTGACGCCATGACGCTAATGAAGTACGACGAGGCGAAGCAAAAGATATCTACCGTCATGGCAAGAGGGAAAATATCAAATAAGCTGCTTCACTTTGAGTGCGCTCCCGGCGAAGGGATTTTTGGTGAGATATTCAACGCTGGCGAGCCGCTGAGAGTCGGATATTTGTCCGATTATGACAATAGCGCAGGACTCGAAGATATGGCAGAAGGACTCAACTCGCTCCTTTCCGTTCCGCTGATTACCAGGGGCAGAAGTATCGGTCTTCTTGCAATCTTTTCGGTCAACTCCGATGCTTTCAGCGATGAAGACATGGACTTGCTCCATACATTTGCCTCGCAGGCAGCCTTAGCGATCGATACTGCAAGTCTCTACAGCAGGGAGCACCACGTCGCCTCGGTGCTTCAATCTGGTATTTTGCCCCAAAGCCTGCCGGATTATCCGGAAATAGTGTCAGCCAGCATCTATCTTCCATCAGGAAAGGACGCCGAGATCGGCGGTGACTACTATGACCTGTTCAGGGATCCACAGGGCAGGATTGCCTTTGTAATCGGGGATGTTTGCGGCAAGGGAATCGAGGCTGCCACCAAGACATCGATGATCAAGTACTCCGTCAGGGCACTCATAGCTGCCGGGCTTCGCCCTCATGAGGTGCTAAGGGAGACCAATCGTTTGATCTCCGAGACGGGCACCGCCAGCGATATCGTTACCTTGTGGGTGGGAGTGCTTGAGCCGGATACTGGGCTGCTCCACTATGCGAATGGGGGGCATCCCCCTGCATTACTGTGGAGACCAGGTTCGCGAAAGAGCGAGCGCTTATGCACAACTGGCCCTCTACTGGGTGCGTTTGCCGATGTTGATTACGAAGAGATGCACTCTCAGCTTCTCGCCGGAGATATGATTTTGCTCTATACGGATGGCGTGACTGAGGCGCGAAGTGGGAATAAATTCTTTGGAGAAGGTCGTATACGAAGGGCTCTTTCCAAAGGATTGACACCGGTAGATGTTGCCGATGAACTTTTGTCTGCACTGGACGACTTTGTTCCCGGCGACCTTCGCGACGATGCTGCTGTTCTTGTGATTCAGCTTGCAGATCGGATAGTTGACCAAATGGGCACTACAGATGGAAACGCAAAGGGCGTGTAG
- a CDS encoding anti-sigma factor antagonist (This anti-anti-sigma factor, or anti-sigma factor antagonist, belongs to a family that includes characterized members SpoIIAA, RsbV, RsfA, and RsfB.) — protein sequence MAHRIARRPDIGVVTCAISGDIDLATVPELQKSLGSIIEAGYTSIILDLAEVDYIDSTAFSLLVWLDRQLVDAQGSVILAGANEKVQRILDMTQIVTYMSALNTSENAETALMALDRGEIESDLLWEHRFEVESSIDNLANMRQQSDEILSSLEFTDAEKFDIRISLGEALANAVRHGSGEDGEMITVAIRAFEDRVAIDVIDSGTGFSGDHCASDDLYAPSGRGIMFMNALMDSVSFAPGSDGGTVVTMEKRRGGFPATAVEKTDKILGRNSYDG from the coding sequence ATGGCGCATCGGATAGCCAGGCGTCCTGATATCGGGGTTGTAACGTGCGCAATCTCTGGAGATATCGACCTAGCTACAGTTCCGGAGTTGCAAAAATCCCTGGGTTCGATCATTGAAGCCGGCTACACCAGCATCATTCTTGACCTCGCAGAGGTAGATTATATTGATTCTACAGCTTTTAGCCTTCTGGTTTGGCTGGATCGGCAGCTGGTCGACGCGCAGGGTAGCGTTATTCTTGCAGGTGCCAACGAAAAGGTTCAAAGAATTCTCGATATGACCCAGATCGTGACGTACATGTCTGCCCTGAACACAAGCGAAAACGCTGAAACTGCCCTTATGGCTTTAGATCGAGGTGAAATAGAGTCAGATTTGCTCTGGGAACATCGATTTGAAGTGGAGTCCTCGATCGATAACCTTGCCAATATGCGCCAGCAGTCGGATGAAATACTGTCCTCACTCGAATTTACCGACGCCGAGAAGTTCGATATCCGAATCTCGTTAGGTGAAGCCTTGGCTAATGCCGTCAGACATGGATCGGGCGAGGATGGCGAGATGATCACTGTGGCGATAAGGGCCTTTGAGGACCGGGTTGCGATCGACGTGATCGATTCAGGAACAGGCTTCAGTGGCGATCATTGCGCTAGCGATGACCTCTATGCTCCGAGCGGCAGGGGTATAATGTTTATGAATGCATTGATGGATTCGGTCAGCTTCGCCCCAGGCAGTGATGGCGGTACAGTTGTCACTATGGAAAAGAGGCGAGGTGGCTTTCCGGCCACCGCGGTAGAAAAAACGGATAAGATTTTGGGTAGAAATAGTTACGATGGGTAA